Within bacterium, the genomic segment CGGCCCTCGAGGCGGCCCTCTCCTTCGACCGCCTGATCTTCCTCTCCTCCCAGATCGATCCGTCCACGAACGAGCCGGAAGAGGACGAGATCCACAGGGTCGGCACGATCAGCCACGTCATCCAGATGCTCAAGCTCCCCGACGGCACCGTCAAGGTGCTGGTGGAGGGGCGCCTCCGGGCGAAGATCGTCCACTACCTCCCGAACGACCGGTACTTCCAGGTGAGCGCCGAGGAGTCGATCCCCGTGCCGTTCACCGGACCGACGGCCGAGGCGATGATCCGCAACGTCCACGCATCCTTCGAGAACTTCGCCAAGCTCAGCAAGAAGATCCCGCAGGACCTCGCGACACAGGTCTCCGGGGTCGACGATCCGACGCGCCTGGCCGACACCCTGGCGGCCCAGCTCCCCGTCAAGGTCTCCGAGAAGCAGGCGGTGCTGGAGCTCGAGACCGACGCGGAGCGGCTCGAGAAGCTGCTGCTGCTGATGGAGTCCGAGGTCGAGGTCCTCGAGATCGAGCGGCGGATCCGGGGCCGCGTCAAGAAGCAGATGGAGAAGAACCAGCGCGAGTTCTACCTGAACGAGCAGATGCGGGCGATCCAGAAGGAGCTGGGGCACGGCGAGGAGGGGCGGACCGAGATCGACGAGCTCGAAGAGAAGATCAAGAAGCGCGGGATGGGCAAGGAGGCGAACCAGAAGGCGCAGAAGGAGATCAAGAAGCTGCGGATGATGTCGGCCATGTCCGCCGAGGCGACCGTCAGCCGCAACTACATCGACTGGCTCGTCTCCCTCCCCTGGCAGGAGCGCACCGAGGACAAGCTCGACATCACCGAGGCCGAGCGGATCCTCGACGAGGACCATTACGGCCTGGAGAAGGTCAAGGAGCGGATCCTCGAGTACCTCGCCGTCCGCAAGCTCGTCTCGAAGCTCAAGGGGCCGATCCTGTGCTTCGTCGGGCCGCCGGGCGTGGGGAAGACGTCGCTCGCCCGCTCCATCGCGCGGGCGATGGGCCGGAAGTTCGTCCGGATGTCGCTGGGAGGGGTGCGGGACGAGGCGGAGATCCGCGGGCACCGCCGCACCTACATCGGGGCGATGCCGGGGAAGATCATGCAGCAGATCAAGAAGGCGGGCACGGTCAACCCCGTCTTCCTGCTCGACGAGGTGGACAAGATGTCGGCGGATTTCCGCGGCGACCCGTCGTCGGCGCTGCTGGAGGTCCTCGACCCCGAGCAGAACAGCACCTTCAACGACCACTACCTCGACGTGGACTACGACCTGTCCGACGTCTTCTTCGTCACCACCGCGAACATGCTCCACGGGATCCCGGGGCCGCTCCAGGACCGGATGGAGATCATCCGTCTTCACGGGTACACGGAAGTGGAAAAGCTCCACATCGCCCGTGGGTACCTCCTCCCGAAGAAGATCGAGGAGCACGGTCTCTCGAAGGAGAAGGTGATCTTCAGCGACATGGCGGTTCTCCAGATCATCCGGTTCTACACCCGCGAGGCGGGGGTGCGAAGCCTGGAGCGGGAGATCGCCTCCGTCTGCCGCAAGATCGCGCGGGAAGTGGTGAAGAACCCGGCGAAGGACCGGATCACGGTGACGCCGAGGGCGGTGCGCCGCTACCTCGGGGTCACACGGTACCGGTACGGCGAGGCGGAGGAGAAGCAGTCGATCGGGGTGGCGACCGGTCTCGCGTGGACCGAGGTGGGCGGAGAGCTGCTGCTGATCGAGGTCGCCATCATGCCGGGGAAGGGAAACGTCAAGGTCACGGGGAAGCTGGGCGAGGTGATGCAGGAGTCCGCCTCCGCGGCCCTGTCGTACATCCGGACCCGCGCGGAGCTGATGGGCCTCGAGAAGGATTTCTACCAGAAGAACGACATCCACATCCATGTGCCGGAGGGGGCCACGCCCAAGGACGGCCCCTCGGCGGGGATCACGATGGCCACGGCGCTCGCGTCGGCGCTGCTCCGTGTTCCTGCGCGAAACGACCTGGCGATGACCGGGGAGATTACGCTGCGGGGGCGCGTGCTGCCGGTCGGCGGCGTGAAGGAGAAGCTGCTGGCGGCGCACCGCGGCGGGATCAAGACCGTCATCCTGCCGCAGGACAACGAGAAGGACCTGGCGGAGGTCCCGGCGAAGATCAAGAACAGCTTATCGTTCCATTTCGTCCAGCACATGGACGAGGTGATGGCGCTGGCGATCGACCTGCCGAAGGAGCGGACGCTGCCCCCCGTCGAGGAGGGGACCCCGCCGGCGGTCCCGCCGCACGGCGGCGCGACGGAAGGGGACGTGGTAACCCATTAGCCTGTGATGACGCGGGCGCCGGAGCGCGCGGCGAGCTCTTCGGCCTCCTTCCTCCCGATCAGTTCCGGGAGCGGAAGGAGACCGGTTGCTTTGCGGGGC encodes:
- the lon gene encoding endopeptidase La: MADRKKILPLLPLRDIVVFPGMVVPLFVGRDKSVAALEAALSFDRLIFLSSQIDPSTNEPEEDEIHRVGTISHVIQMLKLPDGTVKVLVEGRLRAKIVHYLPNDRYFQVSAEESIPVPFTGPTAEAMIRNVHASFENFAKLSKKIPQDLATQVSGVDDPTRLADTLAAQLPVKVSEKQAVLELETDAERLEKLLLLMESEVEVLEIERRIRGRVKKQMEKNQREFYLNEQMRAIQKELGHGEEGRTEIDELEEKIKKRGMGKEANQKAQKEIKKLRMMSAMSAEATVSRNYIDWLVSLPWQERTEDKLDITEAERILDEDHYGLEKVKERILEYLAVRKLVSKLKGPILCFVGPPGVGKTSLARSIARAMGRKFVRMSLGGVRDEAEIRGHRRTYIGAMPGKIMQQIKKAGTVNPVFLLDEVDKMSADFRGDPSSALLEVLDPEQNSTFNDHYLDVDYDLSDVFFVTTANMLHGIPGPLQDRMEIIRLHGYTEVEKLHIARGYLLPKKIEEHGLSKEKVIFSDMAVLQIIRFYTREAGVRSLEREIASVCRKIAREVVKNPAKDRITVTPRAVRRYLGVTRYRYGEAEEKQSIGVATGLAWTEVGGELLLIEVAIMPGKGNVKVTGKLGEVMQESASAALSYIRTRAELMGLEKDFYQKNDIHIHVPEGATPKDGPSAGITMATALASALLRVPARNDLAMTGEITLRGRVLPVGGVKEKLLAAHRGGIKTVILPQDNEKDLAEVPAKIKNSLSFHFVQHMDEVMALAIDLPKERTLPPVEEGTPPAVPPHGGATEGDVVTH